TGAACTTTCAAGTGCTCTTTGAGATTTGATTCCATTTATATCCCCTAATATTCTATTTAACTAAAATATTTTCAATTAATTTCAACGTTGTATGTCTGACGGAGTTGATTTCTCCCAAAATGTTGATACTTTGCCAAAAGATGAGAGAATACTTCATCTTCTATTTCCAAAATAAAACCAGTAGGTATTGTTACTTTCATAATATCTTATCCGTTTCAAGAAAAATATTGTTATTTAATTTTTGTTATTGTCTAAATTTGGATTATTTGATCTACAAAATCCAGTTCTGTTTCCATACCTACCACCGTTGACTCTGTGTACATTCGAACTGTTACATTTAGGGCAGTTCAAGTTAATGCCCATTTTTCCAGTCCCGTGAGGTAAATCCCACTCGTAGTTGCAGTCATAACACTTAAACTTCCTATTATCCATAATAATACACTTCGTTTTTATGATATCTTCAATATGAATATTTATTCATAATTTATAAATCTAACTACTAATCATCACAACACTAAAATTGCTATGAATCCTGATCCAATTATAAAAAAGATTGGGTCTATTCTAGTTTTAACAAGTAAAATAAATATTGCTAATGCTAGTATTACCGCCTTTATATCAAGATTTAATATAAATTGAACTCCTAAGGAATATAATGTTATAAAAACAAGTACCGCGGTTCCAAGAGCTAGAGAATTAATAAAATATTCTTTTTTTAATTTTATTGATTTCTTTAACGTTAAGTAACTAGCCATGATTATTATCGGGGGTAAAAGCAAAAAAAATGTGGTTAATATAGCTCCGATAAAACCATAGTATTTATATCCAACATAAGTTGCCATATTGACTGCGATTGGCCCCGGTGTTAATTGTGCCGCAGTTAAAATTTCTTTAAATTCTGGAAAATTTAAATAATTTTGGCCAATCATTATATCCTTAATCAATCCAACAACAGCCCACCCACCCCCGAAAGATATTGAACCAATGTAGAAGAAAATAAATAGAATGTTTAGCAATCAATCCCTCCCTTTTCATAAAAATAATTAATAAAAACTAAAAAAAGAAATACAAAAAATGTCAAGTTTTT
This region of Syntrophorhabdaceae bacterium genomic DNA includes:
- a CDS encoding chromate transporter, which produces MLNILFIFFYIGSISFGGGWAVVGLIKDIMIGQNYLNFPEFKEILTAAQLTPGPIAVNMATYVGYKYYGFIGAILTTFFLLLPPIIIMASYLTLKKSIKLKKEYFINSLALGTAVLVFITLYSLGVQFILNLDIKAVILALAIFILLVKTRIDPIFFIIGSGFIAILVL